A stretch of the Pseudalkalibacillus hwajinpoensis genome encodes the following:
- a CDS encoding Ger(x)C family spore germination protein — MKYCSLIVLCILLTGCVAEEIIDEVPILFIVGYDNGKEGKIKGTISLQTFDPNQEVETRSFEAEAYTSKGLRNQLSGLPKPISIGKMAVLLFSEDMAEEGIIDVLDSFLRDPAAGRLIYVGVVEGSAGELIKNEFQYLQGIGPFLQNLIKQSIEYGNMPQNNIHLFDYKYYGDGMDPVVPILKKEKTEVKITGLALFEDEKMVGKLNLDEMFMFALINKSFSAGLYELELPDGEYANLQKIKSKVKYKVKNGNTNPSVNISIKLNGNIVEYTGDKLSKETKQEIAKTLERKVKAHGDEMVKKFQELGIDPFSIGDHARSQTRNFDFKKWYDRYPDVPVTIDVKVNIGESGIID; from the coding sequence ATGAAATATTGCAGCTTAATAGTCCTTTGTATCCTTCTGACAGGATGTGTAGCAGAGGAAATAATTGATGAAGTACCCATTCTATTTATTGTTGGCTATGACAATGGTAAAGAAGGGAAAATCAAAGGAACGATCTCTCTCCAAACGTTTGATCCAAATCAAGAAGTTGAGACAAGATCATTTGAAGCTGAGGCATATACGAGTAAAGGACTTCGCAATCAATTAAGCGGTTTACCTAAGCCCATTTCGATAGGGAAGATGGCGGTATTGTTATTTAGTGAAGATATGGCTGAAGAGGGAATCATAGATGTGCTAGATAGTTTTCTAAGAGACCCAGCAGCTGGTCGTCTCATTTATGTTGGTGTAGTAGAAGGGAGTGCAGGCGAACTCATCAAAAATGAGTTTCAATATTTACAGGGAATCGGCCCATTTCTACAGAATCTTATTAAACAATCGATTGAGTATGGAAATATGCCCCAAAATAATATTCACTTGTTTGATTATAAATATTATGGCGATGGGATGGATCCAGTCGTTCCTATACTTAAGAAGGAAAAGACTGAAGTAAAAATAACTGGTTTAGCTTTGTTTGAAGATGAGAAAATGGTTGGAAAATTGAACTTGGACGAAATGTTTATGTTCGCATTAATTAATAAAAGTTTTAGCGCAGGTTTATATGAGTTAGAACTTCCAGATGGAGAGTATGCAAATCTACAAAAGATCAAATCAAAAGTGAAGTATAAGGTGAAAAATGGGAATACCAATCCTTCAGTAAACATATCAATTAAGTTAAATGGAAATATTGTAGAGTACACAGGGGATAAGTTGAGTAAAGAGACAAAACAAGAAATTGCAAAAACGCTTGAACGTAAAGTGAAAGCGCATGGTGACGAGATGGTTAAGAAATTTCAAGAATTAGGAATAGATCCTTTCTCAATCGGTGATCATGCTCGTAGTCAGACTAGAAATTTTGATTTTAAAAAATGGTATGACCGATATCCTGATGTTCCTGTAACGATTGATGTTAAAGTGAATATTGGAGAATCAGGAATCATTGATTGA
- a CDS encoding GerAB/ArcD/ProY family transporter: protein MEQSKRNDLLISPFLIMFIIHSNQVGVGILGFPRYIAAYAGNDAWIVVIITGVVFHVFIWMMYRILSDGSYDIIDLHNKWFGKWIGSFFNIALMMYLLLGTIVILRTFIEVIQAWMFPELATWIPVGMYLLLTYYVLAGGFRTVAGICFFGVIIPVWLVFTATAPLKFSTFSNLFPMMDHTLQEFALGTRQMTLSYVGIDILLLAYPFLKNPKSSRMWAHMGVLLTTLIYTMVMVISLAFYSEGQLQQSIWSTLIAWKVVELPFVERFEYIGITFWCFVVFPNICLTMWGASRVGKKVLHIKQKYFVFILIAFVFTACVMVTNRDQVDYLNTITSIIGTYVYYFYIPFIFLYSMIWRRVKRRT from the coding sequence ATGGAACAGAGCAAGCGAAATGATCTTCTTATATCTCCCTTTCTGATCATGTTTATTATTCACAGTAATCAGGTGGGAGTTGGGATACTAGGCTTTCCTAGATATATCGCGGCTTATGCAGGAAATGATGCCTGGATTGTCGTTATTATTACAGGTGTTGTTTTTCATGTGTTCATATGGATGATGTATCGAATTCTTAGTGATGGTTCTTACGACATTATTGACCTTCATAATAAGTGGTTCGGGAAGTGGATTGGATCGTTTTTTAACATTGCACTAATGATGTATTTACTGTTAGGGACGATTGTTATTCTTCGTACGTTTATAGAAGTCATTCAGGCCTGGATGTTTCCTGAACTAGCCACTTGGATACCTGTAGGAATGTATTTGTTGTTAACGTATTATGTGCTTGCTGGTGGATTTCGAACGGTAGCAGGAATCTGTTTCTTTGGAGTGATCATTCCAGTTTGGTTAGTATTTACGGCAACGGCTCCTCTAAAATTCTCTACATTTAGCAATTTGTTTCCCATGATGGATCATACATTACAGGAATTTGCTCTTGGAACAAGGCAGATGACGCTAAGCTATGTTGGCATAGACATCTTATTACTTGCTTATCCATTCCTAAAAAATCCGAAGAGCTCTCGTATGTGGGCACACATGGGCGTTTTATTAACGACATTGATTTACACGATGGTTATGGTAATTTCTCTTGCATTTTATAGCGAGGGGCAACTTCAGCAGTCTATATGGTCTACGTTGATTGCGTGGAAAGTTGTAGAGTTACCATTTGTAGAGCGATTTGAGTATATTGGAATTACATTCTGGTGTTTCGTTGTTTTTCCTAATATATGCTTAACAATGTGGGGAGCAAGTCGAGTTGGAAAAAAGGTGTTACATATAAAACAAAAGTACTTTGTTTTCATTTTGATTGCGTTTGTTTTTACAGCGTGTGTGATGGTTACGAATCGTGACCAGGTGGACTATCTTAATACGATTACTTCTATAATAGGCACCTATGTTTATTACTTTTATATTCCATTTATTTTCCTATACAGCATGATTTGGAGGAGAGTGAAAAGGCGAACATGA
- a CDS encoding cryptochrome/photolyase family protein: MSEIVIVWFRRDFRLNDQTALEKAIAYCEENDANWVGIFQLDPHFTNTIDLHHDYFFQTVAEFQERCKNEKLPFQISYGTPKDVFDKITARLNVTAIFFNEDEAGNGAKRDHEVSNLLKEKGIKVFSYKDYYLHGSKEVRKHDDTMYKVFTPYYKQWRTLRKPPVIQNDFKKVKKYAHSLDHTLDPESEAEFANILNKCEANWQAIGEKSATQRAKRFVKERIKDYDNHRDVPSLVGTSKLSPYLKTGALSVRTLFHMVSEYDHKGAETFIQELSWRDFYGMVHSEFPEFRDREFQSKYRGIPWNDDEEKLQKWKEGKTGFPIVDAGMRQLNQEGWMHNRLRMITASFLTKDYLIDWRLGERYFEEKLIDYDESSNTGGWQWASSTGTDAVPYFRIFNPTTQAERFDPYGVYIKKYVEELKDVPKKYIHQPSKMTEEEQKENNCVIGEDYPLPTVDHKVQRQKVLSVYKERT, translated from the coding sequence ATGAGTGAAATCGTTATCGTTTGGTTTAGACGGGATTTTCGTTTAAACGACCAAACTGCTCTTGAAAAGGCTATCGCCTATTGTGAAGAAAATGATGCTAACTGGGTAGGGATTTTCCAGCTTGATCCCCATTTTACGAATACAATCGATCTCCACCACGATTATTTCTTTCAGACGGTGGCTGAATTTCAAGAACGCTGTAAAAACGAGAAACTTCCCTTTCAAATTAGCTATGGAACTCCAAAAGATGTATTTGATAAGATAACGGCTCGTTTAAATGTAACGGCCATTTTCTTTAATGAAGATGAAGCAGGAAACGGAGCGAAGCGCGATCATGAAGTGAGTAACTTGCTGAAAGAGAAGGGTATTAAAGTATTTTCTTATAAAGATTACTACCTTCATGGTTCTAAAGAAGTTAGGAAACATGATGATACGATGTATAAGGTATTTACGCCCTATTATAAGCAATGGCGGACGTTAAGAAAGCCACCAGTCATTCAGAATGATTTTAAGAAGGTTAAGAAGTATGCTCATTCGTTAGATCATACCCTTGATCCTGAATCTGAAGCCGAATTTGCAAATATTTTAAATAAGTGTGAAGCAAATTGGCAAGCGATTGGTGAAAAGAGTGCAACTCAACGGGCGAAGCGTTTTGTGAAAGAAAGAATCAAGGATTATGATAACCATCGAGATGTTCCTTCACTTGTGGGGACAAGTAAGTTATCACCGTATTTAAAAACAGGTGCTCTCTCTGTCCGCACCCTTTTTCATATGGTATCAGAATATGATCATAAAGGGGCAGAAACGTTTATTCAGGAACTTTCCTGGCGTGATTTTTATGGAATGGTTCATTCAGAGTTTCCTGAATTTCGAGATCGTGAATTTCAGTCCAAATATCGAGGTATTCCGTGGAATGACGATGAAGAAAAATTGCAGAAGTGGAAAGAGGGTAAAACCGGCTTTCCAATCGTTGATGCTGGAATGAGGCAACTAAATCAGGAAGGCTGGATGCATAATCGACTTCGTATGATTACAGCTTCATTTCTTACAAAAGATTACCTTATCGATTGGAGACTTGGTGAGCGTTACTTTGAGGAAAAGCTGATTGATTATGATGAGTCTTCCAATACTGGAGGGTGGCAGTGGGCATCTTCTACTGGTACAGATGCTGTCCCTTATTTCCGTATCTTTAATCCGACAACTCAGGCAGAACGATTTGATCCGTACGGTGTTTATATTAAGAAGTACGTTGAAGAGTTAAAAGATGTGCCTAAGAAGTATATCCATCAACCATCAAAAATGACTGAAGAAGAGCAAAAGGAAAATAACTGTGTCATTGGGGAAGATTACCCACTTCCAACTGTGGATCATAAAGTACAGCGCCAAAAGGTGCTAAGTGTTTATAAAGAAAGAACGTGA
- a CDS encoding spore germination protein gives MKWFKKGASEKPSTLEEMIKDLKQSIDFVAYENKASDQPYRLIYFASLVDSEQLHRDILPVIKECKSKSLEDLKGILPIENIEISSELSVIQERLLEGYLAIQLSRGQKVLLVNISLRKSRDLSAPEIEFSVMGPKEGLVEDLHTNMNLIRRRIPHPRLRMKEITVGTISKTKVVVAFIEGVASEQNINTVMQRLEDLDFDIISDSSFIGQMLEDNSLSVFPQMIDTERTDRITGHMNFGAFAILTEGSSNALIGPINFGQLLVSFEDYYLGWNIASFFRVVRMIAILASIIATPLYVAVLTYHYELFPSKLLATLISSRSDIPFSPVIEVFFLEVTIDLLREAGARMPTKVGQTLGIVGGIVIGTAAVEASLTSNILLILVALSALASFTTPVYRMTNTIRFLRYPLIVFAQFLGLIGVALFGLFILTHMIRLTSFGNPYLAPLYPPRVKDWYDSFFRLPYVMQKNRFQFFRGKQTKRFEDKKKRQKHHLDFDEQ, from the coding sequence GTGAAATGGTTTAAGAAAGGCGCTTCTGAAAAGCCATCTACGTTAGAGGAAATGATAAAAGACCTTAAACAATCGATCGATTTTGTGGCATATGAAAATAAAGCGAGCGATCAGCCTTATCGGTTAATCTATTTTGCATCGCTTGTTGATTCTGAACAGCTCCACCGTGACATATTGCCAGTGATTAAAGAATGTAAGTCAAAATCACTTGAAGACTTAAAAGGCATTCTTCCAATCGAAAATATTGAGATTTCATCAGAGCTATCAGTCATCCAAGAACGGTTGTTAGAAGGTTATCTTGCCATCCAACTTTCACGAGGTCAAAAGGTTCTCCTTGTAAACATTAGTCTTCGCAAATCAAGAGATTTATCTGCTCCTGAAATTGAATTTAGTGTGATGGGACCGAAAGAAGGTCTAGTCGAAGATCTTCATACAAATATGAATTTAATTCGTAGAAGAATCCCGCATCCCAGGTTGAGAATGAAAGAGATTACCGTTGGAACGATTAGTAAAACGAAGGTTGTCGTTGCCTTTATTGAGGGTGTGGCTAGTGAACAGAATATTAATACCGTTATGCAGCGCCTCGAGGATCTCGATTTTGATATTATTTCTGACTCTTCCTTTATTGGTCAGATGTTAGAAGACAATTCTCTGTCTGTTTTTCCGCAAATGATTGATACGGAGCGAACGGATCGTATTACAGGACATATGAATTTTGGTGCATTTGCGATCTTAACAGAAGGGTCTTCTAATGCTCTAATTGGTCCAATTAATTTTGGGCAATTGTTAGTATCCTTTGAAGATTACTATCTTGGATGGAATATTGCTTCCTTTTTTCGTGTCGTCCGCATGATTGCCATTCTAGCGTCGATTATCGCTACTCCTTTGTACGTTGCAGTTTTAACGTATCATTATGAATTATTTCCTTCTAAGTTATTAGCAACGTTAATTTCATCAAGAAGTGACATCCCTTTCTCTCCTGTTATTGAAGTGTTTTTTCTTGAAGTGACAATCGATTTGCTACGAGAGGCGGGGGCAAGGATGCCGACGAAGGTTGGGCAAACACTCGGTATTGTAGGAGGTATTGTTATTGGAACGGCTGCTGTTGAGGCTTCTTTAACTAGTAATATTCTGTTGATTTTGGTTGCCTTATCAGCTCTTGCTTCTTTTACAACACCAGTTTATCGCATGACTAATACGATTCGTTTTTTACGCTATCCTTTAATTGTGTTCGCACAATTTCTTGGCTTAATCGGAGTAGCGCTGTTTGGACTATTTATTCTAACGCATATGATCAGGTTAACATCATTTGGAAACCCATATCTCGCGCCGCTTTATCCTCCGAGGGTAAAAGATTGGTACGATTCTTTCTTTCGTTTACCTTATGTCATGCAAAAAAACAGATTTCAATTTTTTCGAGGGAAACAGACGAAGCGATTTGAGGATAAGAAAAAACGCCAAAAGCATCATTTGGATTTCGATGAGCAGTAG